The region CGGGTCGTGGGCGGTGGGTGGATCGAACGGGCGCTGGTGGAGGGGGCATGAGCGCGGGGATGCGGGTCGCCCTGACGACGCTCGGGTGCAAGGTCAATCGGTACGATAGTTCCAGCATCGAGACGCGGTTGCGCGCCGAAGGCTGGCGAATCGTGCCGTTTGCGCCGGGTGCCGACGTGTACGTCGTCAACACCTGTACGGTGACCGACCGCGCCGATGCGGAGAGCCGGCAGTTGGCGCGGCGAGCACGGCGGTTGAACCCGCGGGCTCGCGTGGTGATGACCGGGTGCTTCGCGCAGATCGATCCGGCGGGGGCGGCGATTCCAGAGGTGGATTTCGTGGTCGGGCTCAATCGGCTGCCGGACCTGTTGCGCGCGGTGCGGGGCGAACTGGACGCTGTCGGGGAACGCCTGTTGGTCGACGATCTGCGCAGCGCGCGGCGGGTGCAAACCATCGGGGCGGACACCTTCACCGGACACACGCGCGCCTTTCTCAAGGTGCAAGAGGGCTGCGATCTGTTCTGTACGTTCTGCATCGTGCCGTTCGCGCGCGGCCGCAGTCGCAGCCTGCCGCCGCGGGAAGTGCTGGAACAGATTCGGCGTCTCGGGCAGCGGGGATTTCGCGAAGTGGTACTGACGGGCGTGCACCTGGGCGGGTACGGCGCCGACCTTGTGCCCGCATGGTCGCTCGTCGACCTGCTCGAAATTGTTATCGAGCGGGCCGCGGTGGCGCGCCTGCGGCTGAGTTCCATCGATCCGCCCGAGGTGAGTGAGCGGCTGCTGGCGCTGATGGGCCGCAGCGAGGCATTCTGTCCGCATCTGCACATACCCGTGCAGGGTGGCCACGATGCGTTGCTCCGGAGAATGCGGCGGCCGTACGATGTGGGGCTGGTGCGTGAAGTGTGCGTGGAGGTGCGGCGGCGGTTCCCCGAGGCCGCGATCGGTACCGACGTGATCGCCGGCTTTCCCGGGGAAACCGAGGCGGAGTTCGAGTCGACGGTGGCGCTGCTGGACGAGCTGCCGTTCACGTACTTCCACGTCTTTCCGTATTCGCGACGCCGCGGCACGACGGCGGCGAAACTGGCAGGTCAGCTCCCGGCTGCGGTCGTGCAGGGCCGAGCGCGCCGACTGCGACAGCTCGGCGAGCGGAAGCGTGTGGCGTTTGCCGCGCAATTCGTGGGCCGGACGTTGCCGGTGTTGGTCGAGACGCCCGTCGACCGGTCCGCGAGTGTGTGGCAGGGCTATTCCCGGAACTATCAAAGGGTCGAAGTCGCGGGCGGCGACCGGTGCGGCAACCGCGAGGTGGCGGTGCGCATCGATACGGCGCAGGGCTGGCGCTTGCGGGGGCATTCCGTCGATGGAGCAGAACCTTCCGGACCGAGCGGCGGAGCTTGAGGCGTTGCAGGGGCGGCTGGGGTACCGCTTCGCGGACGCCGTCTTGCTTGCCGCCGCGCTGACGCATGCGTCGGCGATCGAAGCCCACGAGCCACGGGCGGGAGAGCGTCTCGAGTTCCTCGGCGACGCGGTGCTCGGGCTGGTGCTGAGCGACCTGTTGTTGGTGCGCTATCCGGGATTCGACGAGGGGCGACTGTCGAAGTCGCGAGCGGCACTGGTCAACACGGCGAGCTTCGCGGACCGAGCGCGCGAACTGGGGCTCGATCGCGCGGTGCGCCTCGGGAAGGGCGAGGAAAAGACTGGAGGGCGGGAGAAGGCGTCCATCCTGGCGGCGACTTACGAGGCGGTGATGGGGGCGGTGTTTGTCGACGGAGGGTATGCGAAAGCGCGCGAGGTGGCGGCCCAGCATTTCGTGGCACTGATCGATAAGGTCGGGCAGCTCGCGCTGGCCGATGCGAAGACGGAGCTTCAGGAGGTCTGCCAGCAGCGCTTTCGCCTGACGCCGGTGTATCGGATGGTGGAGGAAGCAGGCCCCGGCCACGCCAGGCGATTTCTGGTCGAGGTGCTACTCGGAGATTGCGTTCTTGGGATCGGCGAAGGGCCGAGCAAGCGCGCTGCCGAGCAGGAGGCGGCCCGCCGGGCGCTGGCCGACGGCCTGCCTGCGGCAGAGGGCGCAGGTGTTTTCCATCCGCTTCCGGCGGCGCGGTCGTAGGGTCGGGCCCTGTTTCAACGCCGGCCGGTCGTATTCCGGCGCTCGCTGCCGAAGGGGGCCCTGGGCTTACTTCACCCGCAGCTCGACGCGCCGGTTCTGCGCGCGTCCGGCCTCGGTGTCGTTTGTGGCCACGGGGTTCGACTCGCCGAATCCCTCGACGGTAAGCCGGTCGGGCGCGATGCCGCTGTTCACGAGGTAGCGGAAGACCGCCTCGGCGCGGCGCAGCGACAGCGACTGGTTGTAGGCGTCCGAGCCGATTGCGTCGGTGTAACCCTCGACGGCCACCGCAACCGACGGATTCTCTTTCAGCACCTCCACGGCTTCGTCGAGGACCGGCCTGGCGTCCGGTCGAATGGTGCTCTGGTTGAAGTCGAACGTGATGCCGCGCAGCACGATTCTCCGGCTCAGCGTCGTCGGCGGGGTCGGTATCGGAGCCGGCGGCGGCGGAGGTGGCGCCGGGGTTTCCACCTCGGCGTCGAAGAAGTAGTGTCCGGCGAGGGCGCAAACGACGGCACCGATTGCGGCGCCCACCAGCGCGCCCTGCCAGTAGTTCGCGTCGTCTCTCTGGACCTCCGTCCCGGTTGGCGTGATGACCGTGTTTTCGCCGCGCCGCGCTTCCTGGATGCCGACCCCGGCGCCGGCACCCGCGGCGCCGCACACCAGAGCCGGTATCCAGGTGCCTTTGCCCCAGGGCTTGTCCACGTAACGCCTGGTGGCCGCACATCCCGGCGCCACCGTAGCCACTGCGAGCGCCACGATCGCGGCCCGGCGACCGAATGACTGCTTGTTGCCCCGACCCGGGCGTGAGCGCATCAGGTATCCTCCACGGTCAACTCGGGTATGTAGGCGCGCCGCGCACCAAGGGTCAAGCGAAATGTGCGGTCCGGCAGGGCTCAGTACCCGGCCCGAGCGGCGAAGCGGTCGCGGTGAAACGGCGCGTCGCCCAGCGTCAGGGCGGTTACGCGGGCCCGCTTCAGGAAGAAGCCGGCATCGTGTTCGTCGGTCATGCCGATGCCGCCGTGCAT is a window of Candidatus Binatia bacterium DNA encoding:
- the rnc gene encoding ribonuclease III translates to MEQNLPDRAAELEALQGRLGYRFADAVLLAAALTHASAIEAHEPRAGERLEFLGDAVLGLVLSDLLLVRYPGFDEGRLSKSRAALVNTASFADRARELGLDRAVRLGKGEEKTGGREKASILAATYEAVMGAVFVDGGYAKAREVAAQHFVALIDKVGQLALADAKTELQEVCQQRFRLTPVYRMVEEAGPGHARRFLVEVLLGDCVLGIGEGPSKRAAEQEAARRALADGLPAAEGAGVFHPLPAARS
- the mtaB gene encoding tRNA (N(6)-L-threonylcarbamoyladenosine(37)-C(2))-methylthiotransferase MtaB, producing MSAGMRVALTTLGCKVNRYDSSSIETRLRAEGWRIVPFAPGADVYVVNTCTVTDRADAESRQLARRARRLNPRARVVMTGCFAQIDPAGAAIPEVDFVVGLNRLPDLLRAVRGELDAVGERLLVDDLRSARRVQTIGADTFTGHTRAFLKVQEGCDLFCTFCIVPFARGRSRSLPPREVLEQIRRLGQRGFREVVLTGVHLGGYGADLVPAWSLVDLLEIVIERAAVARLRLSSIDPPEVSERLLALMGRSEAFCPHLHIPVQGGHDALLRRMRRPYDVGLVREVCVEVRRRFPEAAIGTDVIAGFPGETEAEFESTVALLDELPFTYFHVFPYSRRRGTTAAKLAGQLPAAVVQGRARRLRQLGERKRVAFAAQFVGRTLPVLVETPVDRSASVWQGYSRNYQRVEVAGGDRCGNREVAVRIDTAQGWRLRGHSVDGAEPSGPSGGA